Proteins co-encoded in one Colletes latitarsis isolate SP2378_abdomen chromosome 2, iyColLati1, whole genome shotgun sequence genomic window:
- the LOC143348511 gene encoding uncharacterized protein LOC143348511 isoform X2, which produces MTTETHTVAMTDPQLSNNNNNNNNNNNDGEPKYLHKKFKKMATTEVAPKLEPKKDTAANNGSPEAPKKKDSAKDSRESLKDPIKVEASPEPGDGEPTESRKSGYVCPYCRLSCAKPSVLQKHIRAHTNERPYPCVPCGFAFKTKSNLYKHCRSRAHALKMEGGDASKVSEDSDISLSDSASNGTGTPPPPPSSTPTSTMSSIKTIRTGKIYKPKFHTALQCVNNDTETSSLSSVSSNNSSSSTAVATSKPNPEQVQEHIDKIITDNQAIVDAVDPRLHKLMQRQQSLVETKQCDQPLNLSSIEESASRKRCYSESFIREGKDCPNSSDGSLIKDLLLNNPNTCQEGENENYRCPSCSMHYLSIEDLEAHRRYSCKGIASPHRECQLDMEKRESDFESKSSDYYNTLQPLPSPGPLLGNTRLVDAYAPPAKKQRSESVPTTLRSLEELSKYPRPNSLQMFGGEVRILDNTGETKTMRIEPRQTNSPTSEQHIVSSKCVTSETASIVVRSGLHSGGTMVHKPPGTPASTPSSSISLPNTPQMLAPIMPNISTPNIAPSMSCYNYLEPHLNPLTSITAYNPLTLPQPGITNILHGGKVIPYVPGMPGPHTLTPAIDISSSIATSNTGYKVIPGLPGLHMIPQPLDLASPVKIQTPSVPGIPGPMSSGHTTMMGQPLDLASPAKDSKLGFKTPNSDASKPGFTSPKVPSVKIETSTDKYRRVPLAGEIAKVELDRHIKNSVAMKYKAMESPRERREFTYDRSPKAEKAFGYANGVDPSNSYSKLRYSPKESSSESRKRLSTWNVSELESGKTPVDPLGYNAGKYDSPPPVENGRVKTSFVDSRGKSIESYGAVNGAKTKPDSVAPMVLVNLDASKTDAPSKASVDLIVKVDKPEARSPKNGDATKEEINSSKFLRPTSLPLKPGTFTPKKHHGITPTANTLPLISPETPRPKKSYGQLYLNGHAYTYLGLKCSTRVFYCTLNRPQPMYVTQQHGLSMYSNWKICKEAPPDVDMAHYDSRHRPLNYTTASKKQEDILTHSSQRPTTPTNPDNGSDSDMQEKAKRVKIFDGGFESNEDYTYVRGRGRGRYVCEECGIRCKKPSMLKKHIRTHTDVRPYTCKHCAFSFKTKGNLTKHMKSKAHYKKCVELGVVPVPTSVCDENIDKDAIARLAAGGNTEESSEEEDESDGDESEESGSEEQEAAQSLLSLSQRNTNRFPGLLPSGRPTTYPYTLTFPTTSTSSTVSVAVSNSPLSSQGCVSTQATTLVRNELPYRYYFPSSRSAPEESRTTVIQSSKKETADVEVDEVDGDSRNSLPQPMDLTTKPAVQPLPSPILQRAKPADILTPVSEPVLLQTIVQTMERLPIQGREWKPDAEGHMLQAYLTERHVMDSKIKQQYRVGNTKMDKHPKDRDFYLRQLSPKSRNMEPNNVSTVTYTDPSKMQQTVMDSRIKHVSKHTTDEIKMEIREKIYQNNVAVERRSFDIESIHRDKEQGRTIVERDNYEHGLINPVSSKTSMEYGMPKSNNCVERSSYSVESPNRSTPQSVDCHSPKSFNADVNNRLLSIPHLNNDIERNSVFGSMKAMNELERARECHAANQEIRQTGHEIRVATTDHRMQSQSPRNLDMRPPSREMRTPSQDYRSQMQELRPPGQDYKLCRQELRPPSREFKPLVHDIRSGQEMVAMNSMEIRQSNVDNRPPSRDMILLSEYRHAQPQESRVNFEMMPLAMHEATKMQDVSRPQIVDMRNVDRVEMKHPEMTKQSLAESIKHTVARKMVVGGPGFRSPSPTAGNLKPQAEFLQPSSGPAPNYVSVTEDGRSVCGICNKVFNKPSQLRLHINIHYFERPFRCESCAVSFRTKGHLTKHERSVSHHNKVSMTSTFGAATTSNPRPFKCTDCKIAFRIHGHLAKHLRSKMHIMKLECLGKLPFGTYAEMERSGVNLNDIDTTDCDNSLTSLQMLAQRLCEKDPSKIGQWDSEAIPSQVISGGETSSDEGEPIPQHAMHPCPVKVTADANMSRSYHVPIIEDPKSDVHIGNSQFKQQGREYGGKERQNQPSFPVDDARSDESMQLYKCQICTVSMRTMNELQVHCFVEHNIESESSTNIHGDRGVDKCREKENTQKKVADESVIKEDHNRQKVEDT; this is translated from the exons AGACTCATACTGTGGCGATGACAGACCCACAGTTGTCgaacaataacaataataacaacaacaataacaacGATGGCGAGCCAAAGTACCTGCACAAAAAGTTCAAGAAGATGGCGACGACGGAGGTTGCGCCAAAGCTGGAGCCAAAGAAGGACACCGCGGCCAACAACGGTTCTCCAGAGGCACCCAAGAAGAAGGATTCGGCCAAAGACTCCAGAGAGTCGCTCAAAGATCCGATCAAGGTCGAGGCCTCTCCGGAACCGGGGGATGGAGAGCCGACGGAGTCCAGGAAAAGCGGCTACGTGTGTCCTTATTGCAGGCTATCGTGCGCCAAACCGAGCGTCCTGCAGAAACACATACGAGCCCACACGAACGAGAGACCGTATCCTTGCGTGCCTTGCGGTTTCGCGTTCAAGACGAAGTCGAATCTCTACAAACACTGCAGGTCCCGTGCTCACGCCCTGAAGATGGAGGGTGGCGATGCCAGCAAG GTATCGGAGGACTCGGACATAAGCCTATCAGACAGCGCGAGCAACGGAACCGGGACACCGCCGCCCCCGCCATCATCGACGCCGACGTCGACCATGTCTAGCATAAAAACGATCAGGACCGGGAAAATCTACAAGCCAAAATTCCACACGGCGCTCCAGTGCGTCAACAACGACACCGAAACGTCTTCCCTTTCATCCGTTTCTTCCAATAACAGTTCTTCCTCGACTGCTGTCGCCACTTCCAAGCCCAATCCAGAGCAAGTACAAGAGCACATCGACAAAATCATCACCGATAACCAGGCGATCGTCGACGCGGTGGATCCGCGTCTGCACAAGCTGATGCAAAGGCAACAGAGTCTCGTCGAGACGAAACAGTGTGATCAGCCGTTGAATCTCTCTTCCATCGAGGAGTCCGCCTCGAGGAAACGATGCTACAGCGAGAGCTTTATCCGCGAGGGCAAGGACTGCCCGAACAGCTCGGACGGTTCGTTGATCAAGGATCTCCTCCTGAACAATCCGAACACGTGCCAAGAGGGGGAGAACGAGAATTACCGGTGTCCGTCTTGCAGCATGCACTATTTGAGCATCGAGGACCTCGAGGCTCACCGGAGATATTCTTGCAAGGGCATCGCGAGCCCCCACAGGGAGTGCCAACTGGACATGGAGAAGAGAGAGTCCGATTTCGAATCAAAGTCTTCCGATTATTACAATACGCTGCAACCCTTGCCCTCCCCGGGGCCACTGTTGGGTAACACGAGGCTCGTGGACGCGTACGCACCGCCCGCGAAGAAGCAACGCTCGGAGTCCGTGCCCACGACGCTGCGATCGCTCGAGGAGTtgagcaaatacccgcgaccgaaTTCGCTACAGATGTTCGGCGGGGAGGTGAGGATCCTGGACAACACCGGTGAGACGAAGACGATGAGGATCGAGCCGCGGCAAACGAACTCGCCCACCAGCGAGCAGCACATCGTGAGCAGCAAGTGCGTCACCTCGGAGACCGCGTCGATCGTGGTCAGATCGGGTCTCCATTCGGGGGGTACGATGGTGCACAAGCCACCGGGCACGCCAGCCAGCACACCCAGTTCCTCCATATCTTTGCCCAACACGCCGCAGATGTTGGCGCCGATCATGCCGAACATATCAACTCCGAACATAGCCCCCAGCATGTCGTGCTACAATTACCTGGAACCCCACCTGAACCCCCTGACCAGCATCACTGCCTACAATCCGTTGACATTGCCCCAGCCGGGCATCACGAATATCCTACACGGCGGCAAAGTTATACCGTACGTGCCCGGCATGCCCGGACCCCACACCCTCACGCCAGCCATAGACATATCTTCGAGCATAGCGACGAGCAACACCGGTTACAAAGTGATACCAGGCTTGCCCGGCCTCCACATGATTCCCCAGCCCCTGGACCTCGCCAGTCCGGTGAAGATCCAAACACCAAGCGTACCTGGTATCCCGGGGCCGATGTCCAGTGGACATACCACGATGATGGGCCAGCCACTGGACCTCGCCAGCCCGGCCAAGGACTCGAAACTCGGCTTCAAGACACCCAACAGCGATGCCTCGAAGCCCGGGTTCACGAGTCCGAAAGTTCCTAGCGTTAAGATTGAGACTTCCACGGACAAGTACCGCAGGGTGCCGCTCGCGGGGGAGATCGCCAAGGTGGAGCTTGACCGTCATATCAAGAATAGCGTGGCCATGAAGTACAAGGCTATGGAGAGTCCGCGGGAGAGGCGAGAGTTCACGTACGACAGGAGCCCCAAAGCCGAGAAGGCGTTCGGGTACGCGAATGGCGTCGATCCGAGCAACTCCTATAGCAAGCTGAGATACTCGCCGAAGGAGTCGTCGTCCGAGAGCAGGAAGAGGCTGTCGACGTGGAACGTCAGCGAGCTGGAGTCCGGCAAGACACCCGTTGACCCTTTGGGGTACAACGCGGGTAAATACGATTCGCCGCCGCCCGTGGAGAACGGCCGCGTGAAGACGAGTTTCGTCGACAGTCGGGGCAAATCAATCGAGAGCTACGGCGCGGTGAACGGCGCGAAGACGAAGCCCGATTCCGTGGCGCCGATGGTACTCGTCAACTTGGACGCCTCGAAGACGGACGCGCCAAGCAAAGCTTCCGTAGATTTAATCGTTAAAGTAGACAAGCCTGAGGCGAGATCCCCGAAGAACGGCGACGCCACCAAAGAGGAGATAAACTCGAGCAAATTTCTAAGGCCCACGTCCTTGCCGCTGAAGCCTGGCACCTTCACGCCGAAGAAGCATCATGGCATCACGCCCACGGCGAACACGCTGCCGCTGATCAGCCCGGAGACCCCGCGACCAAAGAAATCCTACGGGCAGCTTTACCTGAACGGACACGCCTACACATATCTAGGCCTCAAGTGCTCCACCagggtgttttactgcaccctgAACCGACCCCAGCCGATGTACGTCACCCAGCAGCACGGTTTATCCATGTACTCGAACTGGAAGATATGCAAAGAAGCGCCGCCCGACGTCGACATGGCCCATTACGATTCGAGGCACAGGCCTCTAAATTACACCACCGCCTCCAAGAAGCAGGAGGACATTTTGACGCATTCCTCGCAGAGGCCCACTACGCCGACGAATCCCGACAACGGATCGGACAGTGACATGCAGGAGAAAGCGAAGAGGGTCAAGATATTCGATGGCGGCTTCGAGAGCAACGAGGACTACACCTACGTTAGGGGCAGAG GTCGGGGTCGATACGTTTGCGAGGAATGCGGCATTCGCTGTAAAAAGCCGTCTATGTTAAAGAAACATATCAGAACGCACACAGACGTGAGACCGTACACGTGCAAGCACTGTGCTTTTAG TTTCAAAACCAAAGGCAACCTGACGAAGCACATGAAATCGAAGGCTCATTACAAGAAGTGCGTCGAGCTGGGCGTCGTTCCCGTCCCCACGTCGGTCTGCGACGAAAACATCGACAAGGACGCCATTGCTCGACTGGCCGCGGGTGGAAACACCGAAGAATCCTCGGAGGAGGAGGATGAGAGCGACGGGGACGAGAGCGAGGAGTCGGGAAGCGAGGAACAGGAAGCCGCGCAGAGTCTGCTGAGCCTCTCTCAACGGAACACGAACAGATTCCCAGGACTGCTTCCGTCCGGAAGACCCACGACCTACCCTTACACCCTGACATTTCCAACGACCTCTACGTCGTCGACCGTGTCGGTAGCCGTGAGCAACTCGCCTCTGAGCAGCCAAGGTTGCGTCAGCACACAGGCAACCACCCTCGTTCGAAACGAGTTGCCCTATCGATATTATTTCCCCTCGAGCCGTAGCGCTCCGGAGGAATCAAGGACGACCGTGATTCAATCGTCCAAGAAGGAAACCGCCGACGTGGAAGTGGACGAGGTAGACGGGGACTCGCGTAACAGTTTGCCTCAACCCATGGATCTCACAACGAAGCCGGCCGTGCAACCCTTGCCGTCGCCCATCTTGCAAAGGGCCAAGCCAGCCGACATTTTGACCCCCGTCTCCGAGCCGGTGCTGCTCCAAACGATCGTCCAAACGATGGAAAGACTGCCGATACAGGGAAGGGAATGGAAACCGGATGCCGAGGGCCACATGTTGCAAGCGTATCTGACCGAGAGGCACGTGATGGACAGCAAAATCAAGCAACAGTACCGAGTCGGGAATACGAAGATGGATAAGCATCCGAAGGACAGAGACTTCTACCTGAGGCAGTTGTCACCTAAGTCGAGGAACATGGAGCCGAACAACGTGTCCACGGTGACGTACACCGACCCCAGCAAGATGCAACAGACCGTGATGGATTCTAGGATCAAGCACGTGTCGAAGCATACCACGGATGAAATCAAGATGGAGATCAGGGAGAAGATTTATCAGAACAACGTCGCGGTGGAACGACGGTCCTTCGACATCGAGTCGATACACAGGGACAAGGAGCAAGGCCGGACGATCGTCGAGAGAGATAATTACGAGCATGGGTTGATCAATCCCGTCAGTTCGAAGACCAGCATGGAGTACGGTATGCCTAAGAGTAACAATTGCGTAGAGAGATCCAGCTATTCCGTGGAGTCGCCTAACAGGAGTACGCCGCAGAGCGTGGACTGCCATTCGCCCAAGTCGTTCAACGCCGACGTCAACAATCGGCTGTTGTCGATACCGCATCTGAACAACGACATCGAGCGAAACTCGGTATTCGGTTCGATGAAAGCGATGAACGAGTTGGAAAGGGCGCGGGAATGTCACGCGGCGAATCAGGAAATCAGGCAAACGGGTCACGAGATCAGGGTCGCGACGACGGATCATCGAATGCAGAGCCAGAGTCCGCGTAATTTGGACATGAGGCCGCCCAGCAGAGAAATGCGTACGCCGAGCCAGGACTACAGAAGCCAGATGCAAGAATTGCGGCCACCCGGCCAGGACTACAAACTCTGCAGGCAAGAATTGAGGCCCCCCAGTCGGGAATTCAAGCCACTGGTCCACGATATACGCTCTGGTCAAGAGATGGTGGCCATGAACAGCATGGAGATCAGACAGAGCAACGTGGACAACCGTCCGCCCAGCAGGGACATGATCCTGTTGTCGGAATACAGGCACGCGCAGCCTCAGGAATCGAGGGTGAACTTCGAGATGATGCCGTTGGCCATGCACGAGGCCACCAAGATGCAAGATGTCTCGAGGCCGCAGATCGTGGACATGAGAAACGTGGATCGCGTCGAAATGAAACATCCAGAGATGACGAAACAGAGTTTGGCCGAGAGCATCAAGCACACGGTGGCGCGGAAAATGGTCGTCGGAGGACCAGGTTTTAGATCTCCCTCGCCTACAGCGGGGAATCTCAAGCCGCAAGCAGAGTTCTTGCAGCCCTCTAGCGGACCTGCGCCCAATTATGTTAG TGTGACCGAAGATGGGAGAAGCGTCTGTGGGATTTGTAACAAGGTGTTCAACAAACCTAGTCAGTTACGGTTGCATATCAACATTCATTACTTCGAGAGACCATTTAGATGCGAAAGTTGCGCAGTTTCATTCCGAACCAAGGGTCATCTGACAAAACACGAAAGATCTGTTTCTCATCACAATAAG GTCAGTATGACTTCTACGTTCGGAGCAGCAACTACCAGCAATCCTAGACCATTCAAGTGCACCGACTGTAAAATAGCGTTCAGAATACACGGTCACTTGGCGAAACATCTTCGTAGCAAGATGCATATTATGAAATTAGAATGTTTAGGTAAATTACCGTTCGGAACGTATGCTGAAATGGAGAGGTCCGGCGTCAATTTGAACGACATTGATACTACCGACTGTGATAATAGTCTTACTAGTCTTCAG ATGCTGGCTCAGAGACTTTGCGAGAAGGATCCTAGTAAAATAGGGCAATGGGATTCGGAGGCGATTCCAAGCCAAGTAATCAGTGGAGGTGAGACTTCGTCGGACGAGGGTGAGCCTATACCGCAGCATGCGATGCATCCGTGCCCTGTAAAAGTAACAGCAGACGCAAATATGTCTCGATCATATCATGTGCCAATCATCGAAGATCCAAAGTCTGATGTTCACATTGGGAATTCACAATTTAAGCAACAGGGACGCGAGTACGGCGGTAAAGAGAGGCAAAATCAGCCTTCATTTCCGGTGGACGATGCGAGGTCGGATGAAAGCATGCAATTATACAAGTGCCAAATTTGCACGGTGTCTATGCGTACTATGAACGAGTTACAAGTACATTGTTTTGTTGAACATAATATCGAATCGGAGTCTAGTACAAATATACATGGGGATAGGGGTGTGGACAAGTGTAGAGAGAAAGAGAATACTCAGAAGAAAGTTGCGGACGAGTCTGTAATAAAGGAAGATCACAATAGACAAAAAGTTGAAGACACATAG